A genomic stretch from Neomonachus schauinslandi chromosome 16, ASM220157v2, whole genome shotgun sequence includes:
- the PABPN1L gene encoding LOW QUALITY PROTEIN: embryonic polyadenylate-binding protein 2 (The sequence of the model RefSeq protein was modified relative to this genomic sequence to represent the inferred CDS: inserted 1 base in 1 codon; substituted 4 bases at 4 genomic stop codons), which translates to MWPFLSHTLFPPPTEAWLQSVSPDPEAQGWGAWSRAEKPPLGPGVGDRKXEEPGKAEEDQKDEDAGFLLSLLEGEDLAKYRVPDXKLEAIKLKLWPMEQAXGPETPRAQGQAAEEESAGATRPGAPLSVGCPCPGTPVEKVESDHRSVYVGNVDCGRTVEHLESHFNPCGEGHQVTVPCDEFSGHPKGYAYMEFAXKSSAQAAVELDESIFRGQVLKVLPKRTNLPGISSTDRGGLEGHXGARGGPFPHSSLRGAARFRPRGRNRWAEPPGPRAVRNCQVHPEEEASGTAHSILGKPEATYEPSQSSLAL; encoded by the exons ATGTGGCCGTTCCTCAGCCAcactctcttcccaccccctacCGAGGCCTGGCTGCAAAGCGTTTCCCCAGACCctgaggcccagggctggggggccTGGAGCAGGGCCGAGAAGCCCCCTCTGGGGCCAGGGGTTGGGGACAGGAAGTAAGAGGAGCCAGGGAAAGCAGAGGAAGACCAGAAAGATGAAGATGCAGGCTTCCTCCTGTCTCTCTTGGAGGGGGAGGACCTGGCTAAGTACCGGGTGCCTGACTAG AAGCTGGAGGCCATCAAACTGAAGCTGTGGCCCATGGAGCAGGCCTAAGGGCCGGAGACGCCAAGGGCGCAGGGCCAAGCCGCGGAGGAGGAGAGCGCAGGCGCC ACCCGTCCTGGGGCCCCCCTCTCGGTAGGTTGCCCCTGCCCCGGGACCCCCGTGGAGAAGGTGGAGTCGGACCACAGATCCGTCTATGTGGGCAAT GTGGACTGCGGGCGCACAGTGGAGCATCTGGAATCCCACTTCAACCCCTGCGGGGAGGGCCACCAGGTCACCGTCCCGTGTGACGAGTTCTCCGGACACCCCAAGGG CTATGCCTACATGGAGTTTG CCAAGAGCTCAGCCCAGGCTGCAGTGGAGCTGGATGAGAGCATCTTCCGAGGCCAAGTCCTCAAG GTGCTGCCCAAAAGGACCAACTTGCCAGGGATCAGCTCCACGGACCGCGGGGGCTTGGAAGGACATTAAGGCGCCAGAGGAGGACCCTTCCCCCACAGCAGTCTCCGGGGCGCGGCCCGCTTCAGACCACGAGGGCGGAACCGGTGGGCGGAACcg CCTGGCCCTCGGGCCGTGAGGAACTGCCAGGTGCACCCCGAGGAAGAGGCCTCTGGGACTGCTCACTCCATCCTCGGCAAGCCAGAGGCAACCTACGAGCCGAGTCAAAGCTCCCTGGCGCTGTAA